From Desulfitibacter sp. BRH_c19:
AAAATCTCATAAGCAACGTTTGCCCATGAGATTCATCATACCTTTAAGAAAAACATCCGGCAACCTGGCAGTCTTAACTCTGAAAGTCTTAGACCCATAGTTTTGCGTCCTTACTTTTCAGTAAGTTTGCTTTTTCATGTTCGTATAGAAATTTAGCATAATATGTTAAATTACCCTACCTATGCTAATAATATTAAATTAACTATATGAAGTCAAGGAAAAATTTTCACGATAATTTAAAGAGTTTCTTCAATTGGTTCTGCATATTCTAGGGTATCTAGGGTTTTTGCAAGGACTGTTGCTAGTTCTGCCCTTGTAAAAGTATCGTTTGGATGGAACATTTGATTGTCTTTATGAGAAAGTGAATAATTTAATTATAGTAATCCAAAAATAGAGATAGGAGGTGATATTAGTGCCAGTACAACTATCTCAGAAAGAGAGAATGCTGTTACAAGATCAAAAAAAGCATGAGGAAATATGTATTCAAAAGTACAATCAGTATGCAAACCAAGTGCAAGATCCACAATTGAAGCAGCTTTTTCAAACATACGCTAAGCAGGAACAACAGCATAAGGATACTGTAAATCAAATTTTAAATGGTCAGGTTCCACAAATGTCTCAGCAACAAAATCAGCAGGCTACCAATCAATCTACGGGATATCAAGCAGGTGGGCAGGGAAAAATGCAAGGTGCAATGGGCAATGCAGATGATGCAGCATTATGCCAGGATATGTTGATGACTGAAAAGTTTGTTTCCGGCAGTTATGATGATACAATCTTTCAGTTTAATGACAGCAGCGCCCGTCAAGCCCTTAATCACATCCAAAAGGAAGAGCAGCAGCATGGAGAAGGTATACAGCAATATATGCAACAGAACAATTTGAATTAAGAAAAACAGCCCCTTACGGATTAGAAACGTAAAATGGTCCGCAAGAGGCTGTTCTTATTTTGCTGCTTATAACACTATTTCAATTGATATTTCAAATAAATTATTAATGTCATCTATTCCTACATATGTTACGCCACT
This genomic window contains:
- a CDS encoding coat protein F, producing the protein MPVQLSQKERMLLQDQKKHEEICIQKYNQYANQVQDPQLKQLFQTYAKQEQQHKDTVNQILNGQVPQMSQQQNQQATNQSTGYQAGGQGKMQGAMGNADDAALCQDMLMTEKFVSGSYDDTIFQFNDSSARQALNHIQKEEQQHGEGIQQYMQQNNLN